The following are encoded together in the Xanthobacter autotrophicus Py2 genome:
- a CDS encoding Tetratricopeptide TPR_2 repeat protein (PFAM: TPR repeat-containing protein; Tetratricopeptide TPR_2 repeat protein~SMART: Tetratricopeptide domain protein~KEGG: mfa:Mfla_1389 TPR repeat) produces the protein MPPSPPPGPPPLTPALQKLLYDGYQHQLRGQYEEAARHYRKILRAAPDQADVMHLLGIVRARQSREIEAIELYKKVLARRPDDAKAWHNLSLAYGALNKSDESLAAIERAFDLDPSLPLSANLLLPHRRAIWDWRGHDRLFENLKRGVSEPNVPALPFAALYVDDPALHLASARRKVAEEQTPARPRTFDHSARRTASGPIRVAYLSADFRTHATTFLISKLLARHDRSRFEVTAISVSYNDASEHRQRIIDAVDHFLDREKATPAAIAEEVAALGIDVFVDLMGHTSGERLAAFAERPAPVQVSYLGYPGTSGAPFMDYVIADPVVLPFADAAFYTEKIVHLPDCYQPNDPDLPVGERPTRADCGLPDDAFVFCAFNSAWKLDPEVFSAYTRILKAVPGSVLWVLESRENSADNLRREAEARGLDPARLVFAPMVPLKDHFARLPLADLFLDTFPYTAHTTASDMLRMGLPMVTRTGRSFASRVAASIMTQMDLADFITTDVEGFVAKAVAIANDPAALAQARARLAAARPTSPLFDIDRHARHMERAFETMVARARAGLPPEAFAVDPLPRG, from the coding sequence ATGCCTCCTTCTCCCCCGCCCGGCCCACCGCCCCTCACGCCCGCGCTCCAGAAGCTGCTTTACGATGGCTACCAGCACCAGCTGCGCGGCCAGTATGAGGAAGCGGCCCGGCACTATCGCAAGATCCTGCGGGCGGCGCCGGATCAGGCGGACGTGATGCACCTGCTCGGCATTGTCCGCGCGCGGCAAAGTCGGGAAATCGAGGCCATCGAGCTTTACAAGAAGGTGCTGGCGCGCCGGCCTGATGACGCCAAGGCCTGGCACAACCTTTCCCTCGCCTACGGGGCGCTGAATAAATCGGACGAGTCGCTCGCCGCCATCGAGCGGGCGTTCGACCTCGACCCCAGCCTGCCGCTGTCCGCCAATCTATTGCTGCCGCACCGGCGGGCGATCTGGGACTGGCGCGGCCACGACCGACTGTTCGAGAACCTGAAGCGGGGCGTTTCCGAGCCGAATGTTCCGGCCCTGCCCTTCGCCGCCCTCTATGTGGACGATCCGGCGCTGCATCTGGCCTCGGCCCGGCGCAAGGTGGCCGAGGAACAGACCCCGGCCCGCCCGCGCACGTTCGACCATTCGGCCCGGCGCACCGCCTCGGGACCGATCCGCGTCGCCTATCTGTCCGCGGACTTCCGCACCCATGCGACCACCTTCCTGATCTCCAAGCTGCTGGCGCGGCATGACCGCAGCCGCTTCGAGGTGACCGCCATATCGGTGAGCTACAACGACGCGTCCGAGCATCGCCAGAGAATCATCGACGCGGTCGACCACTTTCTCGACAGGGAGAAGGCGACCCCGGCGGCCATCGCCGAGGAGGTGGCTGCCCTCGGGATCGACGTGTTCGTGGATCTCATGGGCCACACCAGCGGCGAGCGGCTGGCCGCGTTCGCGGAACGCCCGGCGCCGGTGCAGGTGAGTTATCTCGGCTATCCGGGCACCAGCGGCGCGCCCTTCATGGACTATGTGATCGCCGACCCGGTGGTCCTGCCGTTCGCCGACGCCGCCTTCTACACTGAGAAGATCGTCCACCTGCCGGACTGCTACCAGCCCAATGACCCGGACCTGCCGGTGGGCGAGCGCCCGACCCGGGCCGATTGCGGCCTGCCGGACGACGCCTTCGTGTTCTGCGCCTTCAATTCAGCCTGGAAGCTCGATCCGGAGGTCTTTTCCGCCTACACGCGCATCCTCAAGGCGGTGCCCGGCTCGGTGCTATGGGTGCTGGAGAGCCGGGAGAATAGCGCCGACAACCTGCGCCGGGAGGCGGAAGCACGGGGCCTCGACCCCGCCCGCCTTGTGTTCGCGCCCATGGTGCCGCTGAAAGATCATTTCGCCCGGCTGCCGCTGGCGGACCTCTTCCTCGACACCTTCCCCTACACCGCCCACACCACGGCCAGCGACATGCTGCGCATGGGCCTGCCCATGGTGACACGCACCGGCCGCTCGTTCGCGTCGCGGGTCGCCGCCAGCATCATGACCCAGATGGATCTGGCCGACTTCATCACCACCGACGTGGAGGGCTTCGTCGCCAAGGCCGTGGCCATCGCCAACGATCCGGCAGCGCTGGCGCAGGCCCGCGCGCGCCTTGCGGCCGCCCGCCCCACCTCGCCCCTGTTCGACATCGACCGCCACGCCCGCCACATGGAGCGGGCGTTCGAGACCATGGTGGCACGCGCCCGCGCCGGCCTGCCGCCCGAGGCCTTCGCGGTCGATCCCCTGCCCCGCGGCTGA
- a CDS encoding Tetratricopeptide TPR_2 repeat protein (PFAM: TPR repeat-containing protein; Tetratricopeptide TPR_2 repeat protein~SMART: Tetratricopeptide domain protein~KEGG: cph:Cpha266_1840 TPR repeat-containing protein): protein MSIPPLSPDQTRLLHDGYQAQMRGLLDDAARQYRKILKKVPDHPDVMHLLAMVRARQHRTDEAIALYRAAAALKPQDAKLWYNFGLACTAVERNREGAEAFARALALDPSLPEGMGMLFSARRSVCDWRDDAQLLAAIARAGDPARPEIPPFFTLWLDDPALQLAAARRTVGRRCAGIVPTPLPARAPTDGRVRIGYLSADFRNHPTTHLLVRLLEVHDRSKFEITAFSIGPNDASPARKRVEASVDRFIDCEREQPLETAARARSLGIDILVDVMGHTNGNRVEIFAARAAPVQVSYLGYPGTSGADFMDYVIADPFVLPLEDARFFSEKVVQLPDTYQPNDPTLALAARPGRAECGLPDTGFVFCAFNNTRKLDPATFALWLRLLMEVPGSVLWLLAGDDARANLRREAEAAGVAPERLVFAPHRPLPEHLARMALADLFLDTFPYTAHTTASDALRVGLPLVTRTGRSFASKVAGRLLQLSGVGDLVTDTPAAYEALALSLARDPARLAALRARLQDSAARARLFDIQRYRAQIEAAYLAMMERAMAGAAPDHIIIAPSAAEGPGA, encoded by the coding sequence GTGTCGATCCCCCCGCTTTCCCCCGACCAGACCCGCCTGCTGCACGACGGCTATCAGGCCCAAATGCGCGGCCTTCTGGATGACGCGGCCCGCCAGTATCGCAAGATCCTGAAGAAGGTGCCGGACCATCCCGACGTCATGCACCTTCTGGCCATGGTGCGCGCGCGCCAGCATCGCACCGACGAGGCCATCGCGCTCTACCGCGCCGCCGCCGCGCTGAAGCCGCAGGACGCCAAGCTCTGGTATAATTTCGGCCTCGCCTGCACCGCCGTGGAACGCAACCGCGAGGGTGCGGAGGCCTTCGCCCGCGCCCTGGCGCTGGACCCCTCCCTCCCCGAGGGGATGGGCATGCTGTTTTCGGCCCGCCGCTCGGTCTGCGACTGGCGGGACGACGCTCAGCTTCTGGCGGCCATCGCCCGCGCCGGGGACCCGGCGAGGCCGGAGATCCCGCCCTTCTTCACCCTGTGGCTCGACGACCCGGCGCTGCAGCTTGCCGCCGCGCGCCGCACCGTGGGCCGCCGCTGCGCCGGCATCGTTCCGACGCCGCTCCCCGCCCGCGCGCCAACCGACGGACGGGTGCGCATCGGCTACCTGTCGGCCGATTTTCGCAACCACCCGACCACCCATCTGCTGGTCCGGCTGCTGGAGGTCCACGACCGCTCGAAGTTCGAGATCACCGCCTTCTCCATCGGCCCGAACGACGCCTCCCCGGCCCGCAAACGGGTGGAGGCAAGCGTCGACCGCTTCATCGATTGCGAGCGGGAGCAGCCGCTTGAAACTGCCGCACGCGCCCGCAGCCTCGGCATCGACATCCTGGTGGATGTGATGGGCCACACCAACGGCAACCGCGTCGAGATCTTCGCCGCCCGCGCAGCGCCGGTTCAGGTGAGCTATCTGGGCTATCCCGGCACCAGCGGCGCCGATTTCATGGATTATGTGATCGCCGACCCGTTCGTGCTGCCGCTGGAAGATGCCCGATTCTTCAGCGAGAAGGTGGTCCAGCTTCCCGATACCTACCAGCCCAATGACCCCACCCTCGCCCTCGCCGCGCGCCCCGGCCGGGCGGAATGCGGCCTGCCGGACACCGGCTTCGTGTTCTGCGCCTTCAACAATACGCGCAAGCTCGATCCCGCCACCTTCGCCCTCTGGCTGCGCCTGCTGATGGAGGTGCCGGGCAGCGTGCTGTGGCTGCTGGCCGGCGACGACGCCCGCGCCAATCTCAGGCGCGAAGCCGAGGCCGCAGGCGTCGCGCCTGAGCGACTCGTCTTCGCACCGCACCGCCCCCTGCCGGAGCATTTGGCCCGCATGGCGCTGGCGGACCTGTTCCTCGACACCTTTCCCTACACCGCCCACACCACGGCCTCGGACGCGCTCCGGGTCGGGCTGCCGCTGGTGACGCGGACCGGCCGCTCCTTCGCCTCGAAGGTCGCCGGCCGCCTGCTGCAATTGTCCGGAGTGGGAGACCTCGTCACCGACACGCCTGCCGCCTACGAGGCGCTGGCCCTGTCGCTGGCCCGCGACCCGGCCCGGCTCGCCGCCCTCCGGGCAAGGCTCCAGGACAGCGCGGCGCGGGCTCGACTGTTTGACATCCAGCGCTACCGCGCTCAGATCGAAGCGGCCTATCTCGCCATGATGGAGCGGGCCATGGCCGGCGCTGCGCCGGACCATATCATCATCGCGCCCTCCGCCGCCGAGGGCCCCGGCGCCTGA
- a CDS encoding transferase hexapeptide repeat containing protein (PFAM: transferase hexapeptide repeat containing protein~KEGG: rle:RL3170 conserved hypothetical hexapeptide repeat protein) produces the protein MPIYALDGVAPTLPASGHYWIAPDAVLIGNVTLKEGASIWFGSVLRGDNEPIVVGEGSNIQENCVLHTDPGFPLTLGTNVTVGHMATLHGCIVGDGSLIGMGSTVLNGANIASKCLVGSKALVTEGKVFEPFSLIVGAPAKVARQIDEATAARLVGTAEHYQRNWQRYAKGLKRID, from the coding sequence ATGCCCATCTATGCCCTCGACGGTGTCGCGCCCACCCTGCCCGCCTCGGGACATTACTGGATCGCGCCGGACGCGGTGCTCATCGGCAATGTGACCCTGAAGGAAGGCGCCAGCATCTGGTTCGGCAGCGTGCTGCGCGGCGACAACGAGCCCATCGTGGTGGGGGAGGGGTCAAACATCCAGGAAAACTGCGTGCTCCACACCGATCCCGGCTTTCCGCTCACCCTCGGCACCAACGTGACCGTGGGCCACATGGCGACCCTGCACGGCTGCATCGTGGGTGACGGCAGCCTCATCGGCATGGGCTCCACGGTGCTGAACGGGGCGAATATCGCCAGCAAATGCCTCGTCGGCTCCAAGGCGCTGGTGACGGAAGGCAAGGTGTTCGAGCCCTTCTCGCTCATCGTCGGGGCGCCCGCCAAGGTGGCGCGGCAGATCGACGAGGCGACGGCGGCGCGCCTCGTCGGCACTGCAGAGCATTACCAGCGCAACTGGCAGCGCTATGCCAAGGGCCTGAAGCGCATCGACTGA
- a CDS encoding transglutaminase family protein cysteine peptidase BTLCP (PFAM: transglutaminase family protein cysteine peptidase BTLCP~KEGG: rpe:RPE_2325 transglutaminase family protein cysteine peptidase, BTLCP) has product MSKRISPPRLLLALAAALLCAGVSAASAQEQRAQNTRFANLASAFAPRHLADGRVTTAPTGYVRFCAEHAQDCEAAGAGVTVMKLDTQRSAELERVNHTVNETVQPETDLDHYGETERWAYPDDGRGDCEDYVLEKRRRLINIGWPSSVLLITVVRDREGDGHAVLTVMTDKGDLILDNQETEIHAWKDTGYRYVKRQSQTDPSTWVSLGETRVPPVVGTGR; this is encoded by the coding sequence ATGTCGAAGCGCATCTCGCCTCCCCGCCTCCTGTTGGCCCTCGCCGCAGCGCTCCTGTGCGCCGGGGTGAGCGCCGCCAGTGCCCAAGAGCAGCGGGCCCAGAACACGCGCTTCGCCAATCTCGCTTCCGCCTTCGCGCCCCGCCATCTCGCCGACGGGCGTGTCACCACCGCCCCCACCGGCTATGTGCGCTTCTGCGCCGAGCATGCCCAGGATTGCGAAGCGGCCGGCGCCGGCGTCACGGTTATGAAGCTCGACACCCAGCGCAGCGCCGAGCTGGAGCGCGTCAACCACACCGTGAACGAGACGGTCCAGCCCGAGACCGACCTCGACCATTACGGCGAGACCGAGCGCTGGGCCTATCCCGACGACGGCCGCGGCGACTGCGAGGACTATGTGCTGGAGAAGCGCCGGCGCCTCATCAATATCGGCTGGCCCTCGTCGGTCCTGCTCATCACCGTGGTGCGCGACCGCGAGGGCGACGGCCATGCGGTGCTGACCGTCATGACCGACAAGGGCGACCTGATCCTCGACAACCAGGAAACCGAAATCCACGCCTGGAAGGACACCGGATACCGCTACGTCAAGCGCCAGTCCCAGACCGATCCCTCCACCTGGGTGTCCCTGGGCGAGACCCGCGTTCCCCCGGTGGTGGGCACCGGGCGCTGA
- a CDS encoding transcriptional regulator, TetR family (PFAM: regulatory protein TetR~KEGG: rpc:RPC_2371 transcriptional regulator, TetR family): MARLPDQDPQLQPPAPGTRRRRAAPMDKAERRRAILAAALTVFARHGFAGARLDDVARQAGVAKGTLYLYFADKEALFRGLVEQNFAPVLADADAAIAVFPGSTRDLIDLVIAILSQRVIGTPAEALVRLMIAEGSRFPELAAFYHREVVSRALGIVRAIAQRGLDRGEITSDIAVRFPQLMISPAVVAVVWNGMFGSFDPLDVRAFLSAHRDLLLRGLGWRDT, from the coding sequence GTGGCGCGCCTGCCCGACCAGGATCCGCAACTGCAACCGCCGGCCCCCGGGACGCGCCGGCGACGGGCGGCCCCCATGGACAAGGCTGAGCGCCGCCGCGCCATCCTTGCGGCCGCGCTCACCGTTTTCGCGCGCCACGGCTTTGCCGGCGCCCGCCTCGATGACGTGGCCCGGCAGGCCGGAGTGGCCAAGGGCACGCTCTATCTCTACTTCGCCGACAAGGAAGCCCTGTTCCGTGGCCTGGTGGAGCAGAACTTCGCGCCCGTGCTGGCCGATGCGGATGCCGCCATCGCCGTGTTTCCGGGCTCCACCCGAGACCTCATCGACCTCGTCATCGCGATCCTGAGCCAGCGGGTCATCGGCACCCCGGCCGAGGCGCTGGTCCGGCTGATGATCGCCGAGGGGTCAAGGTTTCCCGAGCTGGCCGCCTTCTACCATCGGGAGGTGGTGTCGCGTGCCCTCGGCATCGTGCGTGCCATCGCCCAGCGCGGGCTGGACCGGGGCGAGATCACGTCAGACATCGCCGTACGCTTTCCCCAGCTGATGATTTCCCCTGCCGTCGTGGCCGTGGTGTGGAACGGCATGTTCGGCAGCTTCGACCCGCTCGACGTGAGGGCGTTCCTCTCGGCGCACCGGGACCTGCTGCTGCGCGGGCTCGGATGGAGAGACACGTGA
- a CDS encoding secretion protein HlyD family protein (PFAM: secretion protein HlyD family protein~KEGG: rru:Rru_A3131 secretion protein HlyD) produces MRPHRYSFLLRPVAAVLATLGLAACAPEPADSFSGYVEGDIVFIGPTEAGRVSALAVEEGSVVKSGDVVARVEDDLQVADRDAAAAQLKEAEARLADARAPLQRPEEIAVLDAAEHRAAAALDQSRLDLDRQKALVPKGASSQANLDAAQHQFDQNQAALDEARKRIAAAGIAARTHAIDAAEQAVSAARATLAAAQVRLDRRTLKAPTNGPVQTVYYRVGELVPEGRPVVSILPPGLVKVRFFVPEQVLPNVALGSRVTVTCDGCPSTTAKIFFISAQAEYTPPVIYSREERSKLVYLVEARPDDPAKARPGQPVNVALGATP; encoded by the coding sequence GTGAGACCCCATCGATATTCTTTCCTGCTCCGTCCTGTCGCCGCCGTCCTCGCGACGCTCGGCCTCGCCGCATGCGCCCCTGAACCCGCAGACAGCTTCTCCGGCTATGTGGAGGGTGACATTGTCTTCATCGGCCCCACCGAGGCCGGCCGGGTGAGCGCGCTCGCGGTGGAGGAGGGCAGCGTGGTGAAATCCGGCGACGTGGTCGCCCGGGTGGAGGACGATCTGCAGGTCGCCGATCGGGACGCGGCGGCCGCCCAGCTGAAGGAGGCCGAGGCCCGGCTCGCCGATGCGCGCGCGCCGCTGCAGCGGCCCGAGGAAATCGCCGTGCTCGATGCCGCCGAGCACCGCGCCGCCGCCGCCCTCGACCAGTCCCGCCTCGATCTCGACCGCCAGAAGGCGCTGGTGCCCAAGGGCGCATCCTCACAGGCCAACCTCGATGCGGCCCAGCACCAGTTCGACCAGAACCAGGCGGCCCTCGACGAGGCGCGCAAGCGCATCGCCGCCGCCGGCATCGCCGCCCGCACCCACGCCATCGATGCCGCCGAGCAGGCGGTGTCCGCCGCGCGCGCCACCCTTGCCGCCGCGCAGGTCCGGCTCGACCGGCGCACTCTGAAGGCGCCCACGAACGGTCCGGTGCAGACCGTCTATTACCGTGTCGGCGAGCTGGTGCCCGAGGGCCGGCCGGTGGTCTCCATTCTGCCGCCGGGCCTGGTGAAGGTGCGCTTCTTCGTGCCGGAACAGGTGCTGCCGAACGTGGCGCTGGGCAGCCGCGTCACCGTCACCTGCGACGGCTGCCCGAGCACCACGGCGAAGATCTTCTTCATCTCCGCCCAGGCGGAATATACCCCGCCCGTGATCTACAGCCGGGAGGAGCGCTCCAAGCTCGTCTATCTGGTGGAGGCGCGGCCCGACGACCCCGCCAAGGCCCGGCCGGGCCAGCCGGTGAACGTCGCGCTGGGGGCGACGCCATGA
- a CDS encoding ABC transporter related (PFAM: ABC transporter related~SMART: AAA ATPase~KEGG: rpa:RPA3789 putative ATP-binding component of a transport system), translating to MNPAQEAAPAASGRATPEVAIEVENLCKSFGGRRVVDNLSMRVMRGQIYGFLGPNGSGKTTTIRMLCGLLTPDSGRGTCLGMDILTQARRIREHVGYMTQRFSLYQDLSVRENLEFVARVYGVPEPEKAAGDALKRLGLEGRGKQLAGALSGGWKQRLALGACILPGPDLLLLDEPTAGVDPKARREFWAQIHDLAAEGLTVLVSTHYMDEAERCHEIAYIAYGQLLAQGTVQSVIAAAGLATVTIEIAGAAGHEAGLLVTRLARELSVLDGVEMVAPFGTALHVSGRDPAALEAAIAPYRTDARLVIRADAPTLEDVFIDLMSRSKDDLR from the coding sequence ATGAATCCGGCCCAGGAGGCCGCACCGGCTGCGTCCGGCCGCGCCACCCCGGAGGTCGCCATCGAGGTGGAGAATCTCTGCAAGAGCTTCGGCGGCCGGCGGGTGGTGGACAATCTCTCCATGCGGGTCATGCGCGGGCAGATCTACGGCTTCCTCGGTCCCAACGGCTCGGGCAAGACCACAACCATCCGCATGCTCTGCGGACTGCTGACGCCGGATTCCGGACGCGGCACCTGCCTCGGCATGGACATCCTCACCCAGGCCCGGCGCATCCGCGAGCATGTGGGCTACATGACGCAGCGCTTCTCCCTCTACCAGGACCTGTCGGTGCGTGAGAACCTGGAGTTCGTGGCGCGGGTCTACGGCGTTCCCGAGCCGGAGAAGGCGGCAGGCGACGCGTTGAAGCGGCTCGGTTTGGAGGGGCGCGGCAAGCAACTGGCCGGCGCGCTCTCCGGCGGCTGGAAGCAGCGTCTGGCGCTGGGCGCCTGCATCCTGCCCGGTCCCGACCTGCTGCTGCTGGACGAGCCCACCGCAGGCGTCGATCCCAAGGCGCGGCGCGAGTTCTGGGCACAGATCCACGACCTTGCGGCGGAAGGGCTCACCGTGCTGGTCTCCACCCATTACATGGACGAGGCGGAGCGCTGCCACGAGATCGCCTACATCGCCTACGGCCAGCTGCTGGCCCAGGGCACGGTGCAGAGCGTGATCGCGGCGGCGGGCCTTGCCACCGTCACCATCGAGATCGCCGGGGCGGCGGGCCACGAGGCGGGGCTGCTCGTCACCCGCCTCGCCCGCGAGCTGTCCGTCCTCGACGGCGTGGAGATGGTGGCGCCGTTCGGTACCGCCCTGCACGTCTCCGGCCGCGACCCGGCGGCACTGGAAGCGGCGATCGCGCCCTACCGCACCGATGCGCGCCTCGTCATCCGCGCCGACGCCCCCACGCTGGAAGACGTGTTCATCGACCTCATGAGCCGCTCGAAGGACGACCTGCGATGA
- a CDS encoding ABC-2 type transporter (PFAM: ABC-2 type transporter~KEGG: rpb:RPB_3666 ABC-2) encodes MSALTATAGFARRVGAMIVKEFIQLRRDRVTFATMIMIPLLQLILFGYAINTTPRHLPTAVFAHENTDASRAILAALRNTAFFDFVKEVGSADEAEHMIRAGEVLFFVEIPAGFERALRRGDQPQLLVAADATDPVGSANALAALAGVVSSALVRERFVDAAGDMPFEIVQHRRYNPAGTSQLNIVPGLLGTILTMTMLIYTALSVTRETERGTMESLLSMPIHPVEIMLGKIIPYVLVGIVQAILILGSGMVLFGVPLEGSAIFLAAATLLFITANLSIGYTFSTLAQNQLQAVQMSFMFFLPSILLSGFMFPFSGMPAWAQWIGEGLPLTHYLRMVRGILLKGSGFGDLKVDAAALVALMLLAMGIAVARFRQTLD; translated from the coding sequence ATGAGTGCGCTCACCGCCACCGCCGGCTTCGCGAGGCGCGTCGGCGCCATGATCGTCAAGGAGTTCATCCAGCTGCGGCGCGACCGGGTGACGTTCGCCACCATGATCATGATCCCGCTGCTGCAGCTGATCCTGTTCGGCTACGCCATCAACACCACACCCCGACACCTGCCCACGGCGGTGTTCGCACACGAGAACACGGACGCGAGCCGCGCCATCCTCGCCGCCTTGCGCAACACCGCCTTCTTCGACTTCGTGAAGGAGGTCGGGAGCGCGGACGAGGCGGAGCACATGATCCGCGCCGGCGAGGTGCTGTTTTTCGTGGAGATCCCGGCCGGCTTCGAGCGGGCGCTCAGGCGCGGCGACCAGCCGCAACTGCTGGTGGCGGCCGATGCCACCGATCCGGTGGGCTCGGCCAATGCGCTGGCGGCGCTGGCCGGGGTTGTCAGTTCGGCTCTGGTGCGCGAGCGGTTCGTTGATGCGGCGGGCGACATGCCGTTCGAGATCGTCCAGCACCGGCGCTACAATCCCGCCGGCACCAGCCAGCTGAACATCGTGCCCGGCCTGCTGGGTACCATCCTCACCATGACCATGCTGATCTATACCGCGCTGTCGGTGACCCGGGAGACCGAGCGCGGCACCATGGAGAGCCTCCTGTCCATGCCGATCCACCCGGTGGAGATCATGCTGGGCAAGATCATCCCCTATGTGCTGGTGGGCATCGTGCAGGCGATCCTGATTCTCGGCTCGGGCATGGTGCTGTTCGGGGTGCCGCTGGAAGGCAGCGCCATCTTCCTCGCGGCGGCGACGCTGCTCTTCATCACCGCGAACCTGTCCATCGGCTATACCTTCTCCACACTGGCGCAGAACCAGCTCCAGGCGGTGCAGATGTCCTTCATGTTCTTCCTGCCCTCGATTCTTCTGTCCGGCTTCATGTTCCCGTTTTCAGGCATGCCGGCATGGGCGCAATGGATCGGCGAGGGCCTGCCGCTCACCCATTACCTGCGCATGGTGCGGGGCATTCTGCTGAAGGGATCAGGGTTTGGCGACCTGAAGGTGGATGCGGCGGCGCTTGTGGCGCTGATGTTGCTGGCCATGGGCATTGCCGTGGCGAGATTTCGTCAAACCCTTGACTGA